In one Nicotiana sylvestris chromosome 8, ASM39365v2, whole genome shotgun sequence genomic region, the following are encoded:
- the LOC104217794 gene encoding bifunctional dTDP-4-dehydrorhamnose 3,5-epimerase/dTDP-4-dehydrorhamnose reductase: MGFPANSEKPFKFLIYGRTGWIGGILGKLCEAQGIDYVYGSGRLENRSSLESDISTIKPTHVFNAAGVTGRPNVDWCESHKVETIRTNVVGTLTLADVCREKGLILINYATGCIFEYDAGHPLGSGIGFKEEDTPNFTGSFYSKTKAMVEELLKNYENVCTLRVRMPISADLTNPRNFITKITRYEKVVDIPNSMTILDELLPISLEMAKRNLTGIWNFTNPGVVSHNEILEMYRDYVDPSFSWKNFTLEEQAKVIVAPRSNNELDASKLSKEFPEMKSIKESLIEYVFKPNRKTPIA, encoded by the exons ATGGGTTTCCCAGCTAACAGCGAAAAGCCATTCAAGTTCTTGATCTATGGTCGAACCGGCTGGATTGGTGGCATACTCGGCAAGCTCTGTGAAGCTCAAGGTATAGACTACGTATACGGGTCGGGTCGATTAGAAAACCGGAGCTCTTTGGAATCCGACATATCCACCATCAAACCGACCCATGTATTCAACGCAGCTGGAGTCACTGGCCGGCCTAACGTTGATTGGTGCGAATCCCATAAGGTGGAGACCATCAGAACTAATGTGGTCGGTACTCTCACGCTTGCTGATGTTTGTAGAGAGAAGGGCTTGATCCTTATCAACTATGCTACTGGATGTATATTTGAATACGATGCGGGTCATCCGTTAGGGTCGGGTATCGGGTTCAAGGAAGAGGATACTCCTAATTTCACTGGATCTTTTTATTCAAAGACTAAAGCTATG GTAGAGGAATTGCTGAAAAACTATGAGAATGTCTGTACTTTACGAGTGAGGATGCCCATCTCCGCTGACTTGACAAACCCACGAAACTTCATCACCAAGATCACTCGATACGAGAAGGTAGTCGACATCCCAAACTCAATGACAATCTTGGATGAACTTCTCCCAATATCCCTCGAGATGGCAAAGAGAAACCTCACTGGCATATGGAACTTCACAAATCCTGGAGTTGTTAGCCATAATGAGATTCTTGAAATGTACCGTGACTATGTCGACCCGAGCTTTAGCTGGAAAAATTTCACCCTTGAGGAGCAAGCAAAGGTCATTGTTGCTCCTAGGAGTAACAATGAGCTTGATGCTTCCAAACTGAGCAAGGAATTTCCTGAAATGAAATCAATCAAGGAATCCCTCATTGAGTATGTTTtcaagccaaataggaaaacacCAATAGCTTGA
- the LOC138876306 gene encoding uncharacterized protein, with amino-acid sequence MVVEVQPPWKMHFNGAAHRGGAGAGVVFVTPQGEVFPYSFTLTQLCSNNVVEYQTLILGLEMAIDMKQLQLQVFGDSQLVVNQLLGSYEVKKPELRPYHDYAKKLMRWLSDVTIQYVPRKENKKVGALAALASSLPLPDQAQVTVYEKWVVPPPNEVEGEENKLKQLVAISEVEKEEWRQPIIDYLCYGILP; translated from the coding sequence atggtcgttgaagttcaacctccatggaagatgcACTTTAATGGTGCTGCACATCGTGGGGGAGCCGGGgctggcgtagtatttgtcactcctcAAGGTGAAGTCTTTCCCTACTCTttcaccttgacacaactctgttccaacaatgttgTTGAATATCAAacattaatacttgggcttgaaatggccattgatatgaagcaattgcaattgcaagtctttggtgactcccagttagtggttaatcagcttttgggtagttacgaggtcaagaagcctgaactacgcccatatcatgattacgcaaAAAAGTTGATGAGGTGGCTCAGCGATGTGACTATTCAGTAtgtaccaaggaaagaaaataagaaggttgGTGCTTTAGCTGCTCTAGCTTCATCATTACCCCTGCCTGACCAAGCGCAAGTTACCGTCTAcgaaaaatgggtagtaccgccaCCAAATGAGGTCGAAGGTGAAGAAAATAAACTCAAGCAACTTGTTGCtatttctgaagttgagaaagaagaatggcgacaacccattatcgactacttatgctatgggatacttccatAA